From a region of the Halorussus pelagicus genome:
- a CDS encoding nucleotidyltransferase domain-containing protein produces MAKRDIKVCIDAYPDTDTGIFRIGAADDILRLLADAHETEFTIPELVDATDVTRSTVWRAVDLLDSIGAVRIRETPQRNYVAINPNRLQKDDPILATEQSEFHTPIRTFIEHTQEAFADADDISELLGIVVFGSVARGDADRQSDIDLFVVVEGNRTTARRIITDIIADLQTQRFDGDRFEFEPYVESAESARRAGAKLREIFAEGITVYGSDQLQSIRKSVIANE; encoded by the coding sequence ATGGCGAAACGAGATATAAAGGTCTGCATCGATGCGTATCCAGATACAGATACTGGTATCTTCCGTATCGGGGCCGCAGACGATATTCTCCGACTGCTGGCCGACGCTCACGAGACAGAGTTCACAATACCGGAACTTGTGGACGCGACCGACGTCACCCGCTCGACTGTTTGGCGAGCAGTCGACCTCCTTGACAGTATCGGTGCTGTCCGGATTCGAGAGACACCACAGCGCAACTACGTCGCGATTAACCCGAATCGACTCCAGAAAGACGACCCGATACTCGCCACCGAACAATCAGAGTTCCACACCCCGATTCGGACATTCATCGAACATACCCAAGAGGCATTCGCCGATGCTGATGACATCAGCGAACTTCTCGGCATCGTTGTCTTCGGAAGTGTCGCCCGTGGAGACGCTGATCGGCAGAGCGACATTGACCTCTTCGTCGTAGTCGAAGGAAACCGGACGACCGCTCGACGCATCATCACGGACATTATTGCTGATCTACAAACCCAACGCTTCGATGGAGACCGGTTTGAGTTCGAGCCATACGTCGAATCTGCGGAAAGTGCACGCAGAGCCGGAGCGAAACTTCGCGAGATTTTCGCTGAAGGGATTACAGTATACGGAAGCGACCAGCTTCAATCGATCAGAAAATCGGTGATTGCTAATGAGTAG